A section of the Gloeobacter violaceus PCC 7421 genome encodes:
- a CDS encoding HAD family hydrolase encodes MNIQGIFLDFDGVISGNSNELMIRWLHAYACRTAEGPVGLQTVRTVAKLASACTPRELLELFFHSFAIPGQIGEVQQAMHRETSTAVRIGDALAPLLAGCARQGIPVKVLSQRSATQGTFNQLHHVPGIERDMICSTRGLSKANPLCYRQVGEELGIDLGGWLMVDDSPYALRGAKLAGLQTAWIVTAGFHEADYRDYEGLIDLRLGSLAALLPLIDDRQAAA; translated from the coding sequence ATGAACATTCAAGGGATATTTCTCGATTTCGACGGGGTGATCTCGGGCAACTCCAACGAACTGATGATCCGCTGGCTGCACGCCTACGCCTGCCGCACCGCCGAGGGACCGGTGGGGCTGCAGACGGTGCGCACGGTGGCCAAACTGGCGTCGGCCTGTACACCCCGGGAGCTGTTGGAGTTGTTTTTTCACTCCTTCGCCATCCCGGGTCAAATCGGCGAGGTGCAGCAGGCGATGCACCGCGAGACCAGTACCGCGGTCCGCATCGGCGACGCGCTGGCGCCGTTGCTTGCCGGCTGCGCCCGCCAGGGGATCCCAGTCAAGGTGCTCTCGCAGCGCAGCGCCACCCAGGGCACCTTTAACCAGTTGCACCATGTTCCCGGCATCGAACGGGACATGATTTGCTCCACCCGCGGTCTGTCCAAGGCCAATCCCCTGTGCTACCGGCAAGTCGGCGAGGAATTGGGCATCGACCTCGGCGGGTGGCTGATGGTCGACGATTCGCCCTACGCGCTGCGCGGCGCGAAGCTAGCCGGGCTGCAGACGGCCTGGATCGTCACGGCGGGCTTCCACGAGGCCGACTACCGCGACTACGAGGGGCTCATCGACCTGCGGCTCGGCTCGCTCGCAGCCTTGCTGCCGCTCATCGACGATCGGCAGGCCGCGGCCTGA
- a CDS encoding type I polyketide synthase: protein MEAIAIVGLGCRFPGAANPLEYWRLLRDGVDAIAEVPAERWDVDAFYDPQAIAPRTMNTRWGGFLGGVDRFDNQFFGISAREAQYMDPQQRLLLEVAYEALESAGQPLEQLAGSQTGVFVGICNSDYYRLNLNQPDDIDAYASTGGIYCIAANRLSYLLDLRGPSLAVDTACSSSLVAVHLACQSLRRGECTLAVAAGVQLMLTPELSISLAKAHMLSPDGRCKTFDSRANGYVRGEGCGAVILKPLTRALGDGDPILAIIRGTATNQDGRSNGLTAPNGYAQQAVIRAALADAGIPAGEIDYVEAHGTGTPLGDPIEALALGAVLAEGRPADRPCRVGSAKTNIGHLEAAAGIAGLIKVVLALQHRLLPPNLHFEAANPHIPFDRLPLRVQERLEPWPRREGPARAGVSSFGFGGTNAHIVLQEAPVGGFESLPADDSPQLLPLSARSAEALRDLADTLRRRLVSEPETDALAQWCYSAGVRRTHHSHRLCLVARSQAELAGHLETWLQGVTPPGGSQGRKLPSRSLKVAFVFTGQGPQWWAMGRQLWQREAVFRQVFGECDRLMGRYADWSLVQELLAEKTESRLQETEIAQPVLFALQVALAALWRSWGVTPDAVVGHSVGEVAAAYVAGALNLPDALQLVFRRAQLMQRATGAGRMAAVWLGRAEVELLIAAYAGRLSVAALNSPTTTVLSGEADALAAVLEQLQQRGVTTKMLPVNYAFHCPQMEPMRPELIGYLHDLKPRAGQIPFYSTVTGQIHPCSDLDAEYWGRNLREAVQFADAVDAMIQSGHHIFVEIGPHPALASALAECLERRGKQGACLPSLRRYEDERATMLASLGQLYTLGCRVDWRLLYPQGPLPFVPLPAYPWQWQRFWLESANGAQASNGHAAKRFAAVGNGHLPVGPPQATAPAEVSPRDALLAASPAERLVHLGGYLREKLAAVLRQPMNAVDPQQPLTQLGLDSLMAVELRARVLEDFQINIPINLFFNNTGLGHLAEFLAEQTPAAEVPAAAVLPLLDPAVGMPWFRAWQQEFDPRRIERIDRQLVHKDYDHNVLLARLSRADENTVLAEMVQDPAHPFFYEHPKDHVPGLYLVEAARQLVTALSHVYHGVAMGKAFILDEIQARFLRLAETDAPVFLIARSRAPVYSRGELLQMHNDLCLLQNEAVVAEMSCLFRVFDPVGYDHLRSRKSQAVPG, encoded by the coding sequence ATGGAAGCGATAGCGATTGTGGGCCTGGGCTGCCGTTTTCCCGGCGCTGCGAATCCTCTGGAGTATTGGCGGCTCTTGCGCGACGGTGTCGATGCGATCGCCGAGGTGCCCGCCGAGCGCTGGGACGTGGATGCTTTCTACGACCCGCAAGCGATCGCCCCCCGGACGATGAACACCCGCTGGGGCGGTTTCTTGGGCGGGGTCGATCGCTTCGACAACCAGTTTTTTGGGATCTCGGCCCGGGAAGCCCAGTACATGGACCCCCAGCAGCGGCTGCTACTGGAGGTGGCCTACGAAGCGCTCGAAAGCGCCGGTCAACCGCTCGAGCAGCTGGCGGGCAGCCAGACCGGCGTCTTTGTGGGCATCTGCAACAGCGATTACTACCGGCTCAATCTCAACCAGCCCGACGACATCGACGCCTACGCGAGCACCGGCGGCATCTACTGCATCGCCGCCAACCGTCTTTCCTACCTGCTGGATTTGCGGGGGCCGAGCCTGGCGGTCGACACGGCCTGTTCCTCCTCGCTGGTGGCGGTGCACCTGGCCTGCCAGAGTCTGCGCCGGGGCGAGTGCACCCTGGCGGTGGCCGCCGGTGTGCAGTTGATGCTGACCCCGGAGCTGAGCATATCGCTTGCCAAGGCGCACATGCTCTCCCCCGACGGCCGCTGCAAAACCTTCGACAGCCGGGCGAACGGCTACGTGCGCGGCGAAGGTTGCGGTGCAGTCATCCTCAAGCCCCTGACGCGCGCCCTGGGCGACGGTGACCCGATCCTCGCGATCATCCGCGGCACCGCCACCAATCAGGACGGGCGCAGCAACGGCCTCACCGCCCCCAACGGTTACGCCCAGCAGGCCGTCATCCGCGCAGCCCTGGCCGACGCCGGCATTCCCGCAGGCGAGATCGACTATGTCGAGGCCCACGGCACCGGTACCCCCTTAGGCGATCCGATCGAAGCGCTCGCCCTCGGCGCGGTGCTCGCCGAGGGCCGCCCCGCGGACCGGCCCTGCCGCGTCGGCTCGGCCAAGACCAACATCGGCCACCTCGAAGCGGCGGCGGGTATCGCCGGTCTCATCAAGGTGGTGCTGGCCCTCCAGCACCGGCTCCTCCCGCCCAATTTGCACTTCGAAGCGGCCAACCCGCATATCCCCTTCGATCGTCTGCCCCTCAGGGTGCAGGAACGCCTGGAACCCTGGCCGCGGCGGGAGGGACCGGCCAGGGCGGGGGTGAGTTCCTTCGGTTTCGGCGGCACCAACGCCCACATCGTCCTGCAGGAGGCGCCGGTGGGCGGCTTCGAAAGCTTGCCCGCGGACGACAGTCCCCAGCTGTTGCCCCTGTCCGCCCGCAGCGCCGAGGCCCTGCGGGATCTGGCGGACACTTTGCGCAGGCGGTTGGTGTCCGAACCGGAGACCGACGCCCTGGCGCAATGGTGCTACAGCGCGGGGGTCCGGCGCACCCACCACAGCCATCGCCTCTGCCTGGTCGCCCGCTCGCAGGCGGAACTGGCCGGGCACCTCGAAACCTGGCTGCAGGGCGTTACCCCCCCCGGCGGCAGCCAGGGGCGCAAGCTGCCCAGCCGTTCGCTGAAGGTGGCCTTTGTCTTCACGGGCCAGGGGCCGCAGTGGTGGGCGATGGGGCGGCAACTCTGGCAGCGCGAAGCGGTCTTTCGGCAAGTTTTCGGCGAGTGCGACCGCCTGATGGGCCGCTACGCCGACTGGTCGCTTGTGCAGGAACTGCTCGCCGAGAAGACCGAGTCGCGCCTGCAGGAAACCGAGATCGCCCAACCGGTCCTGTTCGCCCTGCAGGTGGCACTGGCGGCCCTCTGGCGTTCGTGGGGCGTCACCCCCGATGCGGTGGTCGGCCACAGCGTCGGTGAAGTGGCCGCCGCCTACGTGGCGGGCGCTTTGAATCTACCGGACGCATTGCAGTTGGTTTTTCGCCGGGCGCAACTGATGCAGCGCGCCACCGGGGCGGGCCGGATGGCCGCCGTCTGGCTGGGCCGCGCTGAGGTGGAACTGCTCATCGCCGCCTACGCGGGCCGGCTCTCCGTCGCCGCGCTCAACAGCCCCACCACGACGGTCCTCTCCGGCGAGGCCGACGCCCTGGCGGCCGTCCTCGAACAGCTTCAGCAACGGGGCGTGACCACCAAGATGCTGCCGGTCAACTACGCCTTCCACTGCCCCCAAATGGAACCGATGCGCCCGGAACTGATCGGATACCTCCACGATCTCAAGCCGCGAGCCGGGCAAATTCCCTTCTATTCGACGGTCACCGGCCAAATCCACCCTTGCAGCGACCTCGACGCCGAATACTGGGGCCGCAACCTGCGCGAAGCCGTCCAGTTTGCCGATGCGGTCGACGCGATGATCCAGAGCGGCCACCATATCTTTGTCGAAATCGGCCCGCACCCGGCCCTGGCCTCCGCCCTGGCCGAATGCCTGGAGCGCCGGGGGAAGCAGGGCGCCTGCCTGCCTTCGCTGCGGCGCTACGAGGATGAGCGGGCCACGATGCTCGCAAGCCTCGGACAACTGTATACCCTGGGCTGCCGCGTGGATTGGCGGCTTTTATACCCGCAGGGACCATTGCCGTTCGTCCCCCTACCTGCGTACCCATGGCAATGGCAGCGCTTCTGGCTTGAAAGCGCGAACGGTGCGCAGGCGAGCAACGGCCATGCTGCCAAGCGGTTCGCCGCAGTGGGCAACGGCCATCTGCCTGTCGGTCCGCCGCAGGCGACCGCACCCGCAGAAGTCTCACCCCGCGACGCGCTGCTTGCCGCTTCGCCCGCTGAGCGCCTGGTGCACCTGGGGGGTTATCTGCGCGAGAAGCTGGCCGCGGTGCTGCGCCAGCCGATGAACGCCGTGGATCCGCAGCAGCCGCTCACCCAGTTGGGTCTCGATTCGTTGATGGCGGTGGAACTGCGGGCGCGCGTGCTGGAGGACTTTCAGATCAATATCCCGATCAACCTGTTCTTTAACAACACGGGCCTCGGGCACTTGGCGGAGTTTTTGGCGGAGCAGACCCCGGCCGCCGAAGTCCCCGCCGCCGCCGTCCTCCCGCTGTTGGATCCGGCCGTGGGCATGCCTTGGTTTCGGGCCTGGCAGCAGGAGTTCGATCCGCGGCGCATCGAGCGCATCGATCGGCAGTTGGTCCACAAGGACTACGACCACAACGTGCTGTTGGCGCGCTTGAGCCGGGCGGACGAAAACACGGTGCTCGCCGAGATGGTTCAGGATCCGGCGCACCCGTTCTTCTACGAACACCCCAAAGACCACGTTCCGGGGCTCTATCTCGTTGAAGCCGCCCGCCAACTGGTGACGGCGCTTTCGCACGTCTACCACGGCGTGGCGATGGGCAAAGCCTTCATCCTCGACGAGATCCAGGCCCGCTTCCTGCGGCTTGCCGAGACGGACGCGCCCGTGTTCTTGATTGCCCGCAGCCGCGCTCCCGTCTACTCCCGGGGTGAGCTGCTGCAGATGCATAACGATCTGTGCCTGCTGCAAAACGAGGCGGTGGTGGCTGAGATGAGCTGCCTGTTTCGGGTCTTCGACCCGGTGGGCTACGACCACCTGCGCAGCCGCAAAAGCCAGGCCGTGCCCGGCTAG
- a CDS encoding acyl carrier protein, with protein MSSQSSLKPIAGAALIQEWLKAKLSERLKISTEEIDPEETFSSHGLSSAQALILLAQLEEWLDLHLSPTLFWNHPTLVSFSHRIAEEAAGPAHPKPDQGEPRWKR; from the coding sequence ATGTCTTCCCAGTCCAGCCTCAAGCCGATCGCCGGCGCCGCCCTCATCCAGGAGTGGCTGAAAGCCAAACTGAGCGAGCGGCTGAAAATCTCCACCGAAGAGATCGACCCGGAGGAAACCTTCTCCAGCCACGGCCTCAGTTCGGCCCAGGCGCTGATCTTGCTGGCCCAACTGGAGGAGTGGCTCGATCTGCACCTGTCGCCGACGCTGTTCTGGAACCACCCGACCCTGGTGTCCTTCAGCCACCGGATCGCCGAGGAAGCTGCCGGCCCGGCCCACCCGAAGCCTGATCAAGGAGAGCCGCGATGGAAGCGATAG
- a CDS encoding PfaD family polyunsaturated fatty acid/polyketide biosynthesis protein, translating to MPQSNRLEYLGFCFNPYQSWEGPLESVAFDEEAMRAMALDGDRPLYVVKIDERVGMAQSGGPAPTGRGRTATAQLLLKAPPLLPEQLGDDRFRIDHGVKYAYVTGAMANGIASEEMVIALGRERLLGSFGAAGLVPERIEAAIQRIQQALPTGPYAFNLIHSPSEAAIERGAVDLYLKYAVTTVEASAFMDLTPSIVRYRAAGLSRRGDEVAIGNKIIAKVSRPEVATRFLQPAPHPVLKQLVESGQISELQAQLAEQVPMCDDLTVEADSGGHTDNRPLVCLLPAIIALRDEIQERFGYTRPVRVGAAGGIGTPHAVQAAFAMGAAYVVTGSVNQACTEAGASRHTKQLLAQADLADVAMAPAADMFELGVKLQVLKRGTLFASRAQKLFELYRTHESLEAIPGPEREKLEKQIFRQPLEAIWRDTVAYFTSRDPDQIQRATDNPKRKMALVFRWYLGLSSRWSNTGEPGREADYQIWCGPAMGAFNHWVKTTYLAEPANRSVLDVAWHLMRGAALLQRLEGMRLQGLRIPGSWNQYRPVARAMQSSRVLEVHR from the coding sequence GTGCCACAATCCAACCGTCTCGAATATTTGGGTTTCTGCTTCAACCCCTACCAGTCCTGGGAAGGTCCGCTGGAGTCGGTTGCCTTCGACGAAGAGGCTATGCGGGCGATGGCGCTCGATGGGGACCGGCCGCTGTACGTCGTCAAAATCGACGAGCGCGTCGGCATGGCCCAAAGCGGCGGCCCCGCTCCCACCGGGCGCGGCAGGACCGCCACGGCCCAACTGCTCTTGAAGGCGCCGCCGCTGTTGCCCGAGCAACTCGGGGACGATCGCTTCCGGATCGATCACGGGGTCAAGTATGCCTATGTTACTGGGGCGATGGCCAACGGCATCGCTTCGGAGGAGATGGTGATTGCCCTCGGCCGCGAGCGCCTGCTCGGGTCGTTCGGGGCGGCCGGGCTGGTGCCTGAGCGCATCGAAGCGGCAATCCAGCGGATCCAGCAGGCGCTGCCGACGGGACCCTACGCATTCAACTTGATCCACAGCCCCAGCGAAGCGGCGATCGAGCGAGGGGCGGTCGATCTCTATCTCAAATACGCCGTGACGACGGTCGAAGCCTCGGCATTTATGGATCTCACCCCGAGCATCGTCCGCTACCGGGCAGCCGGGTTGAGTCGCCGGGGCGACGAGGTCGCGATCGGCAACAAGATCATCGCCAAAGTGTCCCGCCCGGAAGTGGCGACGCGCTTTTTGCAGCCCGCTCCGCACCCTGTGCTCAAACAACTGGTCGAAAGCGGCCAGATCAGCGAACTGCAGGCCCAACTGGCCGAGCAGGTGCCGATGTGCGACGACCTCACCGTCGAAGCCGACTCGGGCGGCCATACCGACAACCGGCCTCTGGTCTGCCTGCTGCCGGCCATCATCGCCCTGCGCGACGAGATCCAGGAGCGCTTCGGTTACACCCGGCCGGTGCGGGTGGGTGCAGCCGGCGGTATCGGCACCCCCCACGCGGTCCAGGCCGCCTTCGCGATGGGGGCCGCCTACGTGGTGACCGGTTCGGTCAACCAGGCGTGCACAGAAGCCGGCGCCTCCCGCCACACCAAGCAACTGCTGGCCCAGGCCGATCTGGCCGATGTGGCGATGGCCCCGGCCGCCGATATGTTCGAATTGGGCGTCAAGCTGCAGGTGCTCAAGCGGGGCACCCTGTTTGCCAGCCGTGCCCAGAAGCTTTTTGAGCTGTACAGAACCCACGAGTCGCTGGAAGCCATCCCCGGCCCCGAGCGCGAGAAGCTCGAAAAGCAAATCTTCCGCCAGCCTTTAGAGGCGATCTGGCGGGATACCGTCGCCTATTTCACAAGCCGCGATCCCGACCAGATCCAGCGGGCCACGGACAACCCCAAGCGCAAAATGGCGCTGGTTTTTCGCTGGTACCTGGGTCTTTCTTCGCGCTGGTCCAACACCGGTGAACCGGGCCGCGAGGCGGATTACCAGATCTGGTGCGGTCCGGCGATGGGTGCGTTCAACCATTGGGTAAAAACCACCTACCTCGCCGAGCCCGCCAACCGCAGCGTCCTGGACGTGGCCTGGCACCTGATGCGCGGAGCGGCTTTGCTGCAGCGCCTCGAAGGGATGCGCCTGCAGGGCCTGCGCATCCCGGGTTCCTGGAACCAGTACCGGCCCGTCGCCAGAGCTATGCAATCGAGTCGTGTTTTAGAGGTACACCGATGA
- a CDS encoding type I polyketide synthase — METQTHLSLAMVGMDIEGGLDAFAHDTYLGHDHKSAAPKTPQRRRPGLDIVFGALNDAGLCERPEAVAVLLTVDAGQVPAGPEIRTRFMAEYFARCGHSVGPICTITEETSAFKTLETARQLLTDGQVEAVVIGEGRGLDPDGGAAAVSAAVVLKFHTAALRDRDRIYAVIEAFALVPQLAGDEPEQAAVVACRQALMSAGLLPEAIDYLAVVLPEISGKMGAGFAQVFGGADSPLHYALGGGQDGGLRAGISSLIQTALAIYYRFLPASPAWPEQEQLANWQDGGFYTISESRPWLSRIDRPRRAGLQAGEATTAAHLILAEATGVYPRVSPLLSRMPLQLLLLAGQDPGEIEARLQAVQSELETVEHVAAMARRYFAAFAEQPSSPYVLALVGRNRDELLREIQRARKGIPEARTGNRDWKTPLGSYFTPAPLGAQAGIAFVYPGAFNSYLGLGRDLLPLFPDCHRLLERLTDDPGLLLREAQLYPRSLERLCRRQLEAFEAQLAEDPVAMIESGVGFAVLHTAILRGYFGIEPQAAFGYSLGETSMFYALGAWQQWDSYAALRTSPLFRTGLSGPMQVLESFWGKDPDALCWGTYVLMAAPERVREQLKTEERVFLTHVNTPEEVVIAGEEAACRRVIAAVGCECFRAPASHVLHCPAMESAYAELLSLSDQPVRPVPGVAFYCGASGYAPVVLTPEAVAPAVAGGICRPVDFRRLIEQTYADGARIFVELGPASTCSRWITETLGERAHLAVSINKRGTDDHTGLVQLLARLVSHRVALDLAPLFGVASSAQPLQATPAAPVQVPLPAPFLRPRLEHALLLSEAHGSHLQARQEGLQQIGALVQLQIELARRLAAPGRSPLR; from the coding sequence ATGGAAACACAAACGCACCTGTCTCTGGCCATGGTCGGCATGGACATCGAGGGGGGCCTGGACGCCTTTGCCCACGACACCTACCTCGGGCATGACCACAAGTCGGCAGCGCCTAAGACCCCGCAACGCCGCCGCCCGGGTTTGGACATCGTTTTCGGAGCGCTGAACGATGCCGGGCTTTGCGAGCGACCGGAAGCAGTCGCCGTTCTGCTCACGGTGGACGCCGGGCAGGTTCCGGCCGGGCCGGAGATCCGTACTCGTTTCATGGCTGAGTACTTTGCCCGCTGCGGCCATTCGGTCGGTCCCATCTGCACCATCACTGAAGAGACCTCGGCGTTCAAAACCCTCGAAACGGCCCGCCAGTTGCTGACGGACGGGCAGGTCGAGGCCGTGGTCATCGGTGAAGGCAGAGGGCTCGACCCGGACGGCGGTGCTGCCGCTGTGAGCGCGGCGGTTGTCCTGAAGTTCCATACTGCGGCCCTGCGCGATCGCGATCGCATCTACGCCGTTATCGAAGCGTTCGCCCTGGTACCTCAGCTCGCAGGCGATGAGCCGGAACAAGCCGCTGTGGTCGCTTGCCGACAAGCCTTGATGTCTGCGGGTCTCCTGCCCGAGGCCATCGACTATCTGGCGGTGGTTTTACCTGAAATCAGCGGCAAGATGGGCGCGGGTTTCGCTCAGGTTTTCGGAGGTGCCGACTCCCCTTTGCATTACGCTTTGGGAGGCGGCCAAGACGGTGGCCTGCGCGCCGGGATCAGCAGCCTGATCCAGACCGCCCTCGCTATCTACTACCGGTTTTTGCCCGCCAGCCCGGCGTGGCCCGAGCAGGAACAACTGGCCAATTGGCAGGACGGCGGATTCTATACGATCTCTGAGTCGAGGCCGTGGCTCAGCCGCATCGACCGGCCGCGGCGGGCGGGGCTGCAGGCGGGCGAAGCCACAACGGCCGCCCATCTCATTCTGGCGGAGGCGACGGGTGTGTATCCGCGCGTCAGCCCGCTGCTCTCGCGGATGCCTTTGCAACTGCTGCTGCTGGCGGGGCAAGACCCGGGGGAGATCGAGGCCCGGTTGCAGGCCGTGCAAAGTGAGCTGGAAACGGTGGAGCACGTCGCGGCGATGGCCCGGCGGTACTTTGCGGCTTTTGCCGAGCAGCCTTCCAGCCCTTACGTACTGGCCCTGGTCGGCCGCAACCGGGACGAACTGCTGCGCGAGATCCAACGCGCCCGCAAAGGCATTCCCGAAGCCCGCACCGGGAATCGGGATTGGAAGACGCCGCTGGGCAGTTACTTCACCCCCGCGCCCCTCGGGGCGCAGGCGGGCATCGCCTTTGTGTATCCCGGCGCTTTCAACTCCTACCTGGGCCTCGGTCGCGACCTGCTGCCGCTGTTTCCGGATTGCCACCGCTTGCTGGAGCGGCTGACCGACGATCCGGGTCTGTTGCTCAGAGAAGCGCAGCTCTATCCGCGCAGCCTGGAACGCCTCTGCCGACGCCAGTTGGAGGCATTCGAAGCCCAGTTGGCCGAAGATCCGGTGGCGATGATCGAATCTGGGGTCGGTTTTGCCGTACTGCACACCGCCATTTTGCGCGGGTATTTCGGCATCGAACCCCAGGCCGCCTTCGGCTACAGCCTGGGGGAGACGAGCATGTTCTACGCGCTGGGCGCCTGGCAGCAGTGGGACAGCTACGCCGCCCTGCGCACTTCGCCGCTGTTTCGCACCGGGCTTTCGGGACCGATGCAGGTGCTGGAATCTTTCTGGGGCAAAGACCCAGACGCCCTGTGCTGGGGAACTTATGTGCTGATGGCCGCTCCCGAGCGGGTGCGCGAGCAGCTCAAAACCGAGGAGCGCGTCTTCCTCACCCACGTCAATACCCCCGAGGAGGTGGTGATTGCCGGTGAGGAAGCAGCTTGCCGCCGGGTGATCGCCGCCGTGGGTTGCGAATGTTTTCGCGCCCCGGCAAGCCACGTCCTGCACTGCCCGGCTATGGAGTCCGCCTATGCGGAGCTGTTGAGCCTGAGCGACCAACCGGTGCGCCCCGTACCCGGCGTCGCGTTTTATTGCGGCGCGTCGGGGTACGCGCCTGTCGTCCTCACCCCGGAGGCGGTCGCCCCGGCGGTCGCCGGGGGCATCTGCCGGCCGGTGGACTTTCGCCGGTTGATCGAGCAGACCTACGCCGACGGGGCCAGGATCTTTGTCGAACTCGGCCCGGCCAGCACCTGCTCGCGCTGGATCACCGAGACCCTCGGCGAGCGCGCCCATCTGGCCGTGTCCATCAACAAGCGGGGCACCGACGATCACACCGGCCTGGTGCAACTGCTGGCCAGGTTGGTCAGCCATCGGGTGGCGCTGGATCTGGCGCCGCTGTTTGGGGTGGCGTCGTCGGCCCAACCGCTTCAGGCGACCCCGGCCGCGCCCGTGCAGGTGCCCTTGCCTGCTCCGTTCCTCCGGCCCCGGCTTGAGCACGCGCTCTTGCTCTCTGAAGCCCACGGCAGCCATCTGCAGGCGCGGCAGGAGGGTCTTCAGCAAATCGGCGCCCTGGTGCAGTTGCAAATCGAGCTGGCGCGCCGGCTGGCGGCACCCGGCCGCAGCCCTCTGCGCTGA
- a CDS encoding SDR family oxidoreductase, with product MAQFKGKRAWITGASSGIGAATALTLAERRAEVVLSARRLDRLESLAAKIRQTGGKAMVRELNVADRAAVQTLGRELEASGGVDILVNNAGLMPLSPLLKGRVDEWDAIVDINIKGLLYVTHAVLPGMIARRHGHIVNIGSVAGQLTFPGGAVYCDSKFAVRAISDALRKEVLSYDIRVTDIQSGAVDTELIDSVKDPEIKQAPTSEGSFFGPDARMLQAQDIANAILYALSQPLRMNVCELLVRPLSQEF from the coding sequence CCCTGGCGGAGCGGAGGGCCGAAGTGGTACTCTCCGCCCGGCGACTCGACAGGCTCGAAAGCCTGGCCGCCAAAATCCGCCAGACAGGGGGCAAAGCGATGGTCCGGGAACTGAACGTGGCGGACCGGGCCGCCGTGCAAACCCTCGGTCGCGAGCTTGAAGCCAGTGGCGGAGTGGATATTCTCGTCAACAACGCCGGGCTGATGCCGCTTTCGCCCCTGCTCAAAGGCCGGGTCGACGAATGGGACGCGATCGTCGACATCAACATCAAAGGACTTCTCTACGTCACCCACGCCGTGCTGCCCGGCATGATCGCCCGCCGGCACGGCCACATCGTCAATATCGGCTCGGTCGCCGGGCAATTGACCTTCCCGGGGGGAGCCGTCTACTGTGACAGCAAATTCGCGGTGCGCGCCATCTCGGACGCGCTGCGCAAGGAAGTGCTCAGTTACGACATTCGCGTCACCGACATCCAGTCGGGTGCTGTCGATACCGAACTCATCGACTCGGTCAAAGACCCCGAGATCAAACAGGCGCCTACTTCAGAAGGCTCGTTCTTCGGGCCCGATGCCCGGATGCTGCAGGCGCAGGACATTGCCAACGCCATTTTGTACGCGCTGAGCCAACCGCTGCGGATGAACGTTTGCGAGTTGCTGGTGCGTCCGCTGTCCCAGGAATTTTGA